In Horticoccus luteus, the following proteins share a genomic window:
- the rplT gene encoding 50S ribosomal protein L20, with the protein MARATNSPASRKRRKKVLKYAKGYFGNKSKLYRYAKDAVQHAWQYAYAARRKKKGDFRSLWIVRLNAACRNAGISYSRFIEGLHAANIQLDRKVLSDLAIRDEVAFKALVQQAQDALKTKAGAKAKA; encoded by the coding sequence ATGGCTCGTGCAACAAACTCCCCCGCGTCGCGCAAGCGCCGCAAGAAAGTGCTGAAATACGCCAAGGGCTATTTCGGCAACAAATCAAAGCTCTATCGCTACGCGAAAGATGCCGTCCAGCACGCGTGGCAATACGCTTACGCGGCGCGCCGCAAGAAGAAGGGCGACTTCCGTTCCTTGTGGATCGTGCGTCTGAATGCCGCCTGCCGCAACGCCGGCATCAGCTACAGCCGCTTCATCGAGGGCCTGCATGCCGCGAACATCCAGCTCGACCGCAAGGTGCTGAGCGATCTCGCGATTCGCGACGAGGTGGCTTTCAAAGCCCTGGTGCAACAAGCCCAGGACGCGTTGAAGACCAAGGCCGGCGCCAAAGCGAAAGCCTGA
- the rpmI gene encoding 50S ribosomal protein L35: MQKTKKSVAKRFKLTAKGKLVRRTPGFRHLLGAKSTKSKRRASRDKLVAEGHAKPLKRCLPTGL; encoded by the coding sequence ATGCAAAAGACCAAAAAGTCCGTCGCCAAGCGCTTCAAGCTGACCGCCAAGGGCAAGCTCGTGCGCCGCACGCCGGGTTTTCGGCACTTGCTCGGCGCGAAAAGCACCAAGTCCAAACGGCGTGCTTCCCGTGACAAGCTCGTGGCCGAAGGCCATGCGAAGCCGTTGAAACGCTGCCTGCCCACCGGGCTGTAA
- a CDS encoding aminotransferase class IV, translating into MGEATPPPTALVYVNGELRPAGETALPLSDQGVLYGAGFFETFRTSGGRAHHWRYHQRRLAAACATAGLTWPQRALAADEERLAEVVAELLRAAGAVDAVFRYTITAGAADGGPAEFLTLRALPAAAPVEGIAVRVLRLRRDNGEWLPRPKSLNYANAWLGARELARRAATPHDEGVFLAREHAFVVEGTRQNIVWVRDGRLCFPDPALGAVAGTALAWALEQGVPGEAVRATVAELAGAEAVAVLNAVRGVTPVAELRGEDDAVWRSEWRSARHPVIERLRAQWSEALTATARGRGGF; encoded by the coding sequence GCTCAGCGATCAAGGGGTGCTGTATGGAGCGGGATTTTTCGAAACGTTTCGGACGAGTGGCGGCCGGGCGCACCATTGGCGTTATCATCAACGGCGACTCGCCGCGGCGTGTGCGACGGCGGGTCTGACGTGGCCGCAGCGGGCGTTGGCGGCCGACGAGGAGCGGCTGGCGGAGGTGGTGGCGGAGCTGCTGCGCGCCGCGGGCGCGGTGGATGCGGTGTTTCGCTACACGATCACGGCGGGGGCGGCGGACGGCGGGCCGGCGGAGTTTCTGACGTTACGGGCGTTGCCTGCGGCGGCACCGGTGGAGGGGATTGCGGTGCGCGTGCTGCGGTTGCGGCGGGACAACGGCGAATGGCTGCCGCGGCCGAAGAGTTTGAATTACGCGAATGCCTGGCTGGGCGCGCGGGAGTTGGCGCGGCGCGCGGCGACTCCGCATGACGAGGGGGTGTTTCTGGCGCGGGAGCACGCGTTTGTGGTCGAGGGCACGCGGCAAAACATCGTGTGGGTGCGGGATGGCCGGCTGTGTTTTCCCGATCCGGCGCTCGGCGCGGTGGCGGGCACGGCACTGGCGTGGGCGCTTGAGCAGGGAGTGCCGGGCGAGGCGGTGCGGGCGACGGTGGCGGAACTCGCCGGCGCCGAGGCCGTGGCGGTTTTGAATGCGGTGCGCGGCGTGACGCCCGTGGCGGAGTTGCGCGGGGAGGACGACGCGGTGTGGCGGAGCGAGTGGCGGTCGGCGCGGCATCCGGTGATCGAGCGGCTGCGGGCGCAGTGGAGCGAGGCGCTGACGGCGACCGCGCGGGGTCGAGGTGGATTTTAG